A genomic segment from Conger conger chromosome 2, fConCon1.1, whole genome shotgun sequence encodes:
- the LOC133121986 gene encoding interferon-induced protein with tetratricopeptide repeats 5-like has protein sequence MGLDPNKPYVIQYVSKFYRRNKQLDKALSLLKRVQEMTPNSAFVHHQLALIYMSKRQTSIQNGGEEDETLYTLCMQHLDQALSIKPSFVYAMLDLEACYAEKKNIKKAEEMFEETIKVATAKKDSLHVVEVRYADFQLYHMKSVPLAIMHYKEGPRLQKDTADGKRCVQQLTKIANKDILSNPHDGKVYGLLGYVHEITGENPHAIKCYEKAILLDPGNKEYLTALCNLR, from the coding sequence ATGGGCTTGGATCCCAACAAACCCTACgtgatacagtatgtgtcaAAGTTCTATCggagaaataagcaattggaTAAGGCCTTGTCTCTTTTGAAAAGGGTGCAGGAAATGACACCCAATTCAGCCTTTGTGCACCATCAACTCGCCCTGATCTACATGAGTAAAAGACAGACATCAATCCAgaatggaggagaagaggatgAAACTCTTTACACGCTGTGCATGCAACACCTGGATCAGGCCCTCTCCATTAAACCCTCTTTTGTATATGCCATGTTAGATTTAGAAGCTTGCTATGCAGAGAAGAAGAACATCAAGAAAGCAGAGGAGATGTTTGAAGAAACAATTAAAGTGGCTACTGCAAAGAAAGACAGCCTGCATGTTGTAGAGGTCCGTTACGCAGATTTCCAGCTCTACCACATGAAATCAGTGCCCTTGGCTATTATGCACTACAAGGAAGGGCCTAGACTGCAGAAAGATACAGCAGATGGGAAAAGGTGTGTGCAGCAACTCACAAAAATtgcaaataaagacattttgagTAACCCGCATGATGGCAAAGTTTATGGGCTTCTGGGCTATGTTCATGAAATAACAGGTGAAAATCCTCACGCAATTAAGTGCTATGAGAAGGCCATTCTTCTTGACCCTGGCAACAAGGAGTATCTCACTGCTCTGTGCAATCTCCGCTAA
- the LOC133121984 gene encoding interferon-induced protein with tetratricopeptide repeats 5-like: MLYIGYTATNATPCHIHAPTTHIKPLRFGNHVMYSFSSKMSVPEKADLKAKLRELECPFTWDISKADIADLEGITEKLQDRVKFCPHRYHATYLNILSFVSHVKGNNEGALEFLSKAEAILKADKEVLTAFLVTYANFAWVHFHSGNLGDVETYLGKLEEICKGVSGALQYSCNLPEVHGEKAWTFLRLGATYYKRAKVSFEKALEGDAGNVSFNVGYGVVLYRIEGLVQDERLRSKKSEAIPQLEKALLLDPDNAEVMVLLALKLQKSDKYKSLKLIEGALKLSSDVPQVMRYVAKYFRGEDSTEASLDILEKVLEQTPSSSFLHHQIGMCHKQQLIKMLQKGPGSCVPANLKRAKAEQCVKHFSKAVELKPSNTHAQVNLAEAYSENEQLTEAEEIFTELLRGGSLRDPEKQHVQTSYGLFLLYKKRAEDRAVVQLKAAYRMKMQNYNRKQAGRKLEQIAGRWRKNRQRAAEASEILAFLRAEDKLSAETDLSAAFERGMKFK; this comes from the exons ATGCTATATATAGGCTACACCGCGACAAATGCCACACCATGCCATATACACGCACCGACAACCCATATAAAACCATTGCGCTTCGGAAACCACGTAATGTACAGCTTTTCTTCAAAAATGAG tgtccctgagaaagctGACCTTAAAGCAAAGCTCAGAGAGCTGGAGTGTCCATTCACATGGGACATAAGTAAGGCTGACATTGCAGACCTGGAGGGCATTACAGAGAAGCTTCAGGATCGAGTCAAGTTCTGCCCACACAGATACCATGCCACATATCTCAACATCTTATCATTTGTGAGCCATGTTAAGGGAAATAATGAGGGTGCCCTTGAGTTCCTCAGTAAGGCCGAGGCCATCCTAAAGGCAGACAAGGAGGTCCTAACAGCATTTCTGGTGACGTATGCTAACTTTGCCTGGGTTCACTTCCACTCTGGCAATCTGGGTGACGTGGAGACCTACCTTGGGAAGCTGGAGGAGATATGCAAAGGTGTCTCTGGGGCCTTGCAATACTCATGCAACCTGCCTGAGGTTCATGGTGAGAAAGCCTGGACCTTTCTGAGGCTCGGAGCAACATATTACAAGAGGGCGAAGGTCAGCTTCGAGAAGGCCCTTGAGGGAGATGCTGGAAATGTGTCCTTCAACGTGGGGTACGGGGTGGTTCTGTACAGAATAGAGGGGCTTGTTCAAGATGAAAGACTGAGGTCTAAGAAGAGTGAAGCCATCCCTCAGCTGGAAAAAGCATTACTCTTAGATCCCGACAATGCTGAGGTAATGGTGCTCCTGGCCCTGAAGCTTCAAAAAAGTGATAAATACAAATCCCTAAAACTGATTGAAGGTGCCCTCAAGCTGTCCTCTGATGTGCCCCAAGTGATGCGATATGTGGCCAAGTATTTCAGAGGGGAAGATTCCACTGAGGCATCCCTGGATATTCTGGAAAAGGTGCTGGAGCAGACCCCTAGCTCTTCTTTCCTGCACCACCAGATTGGCATGTGCCACAAGCAGCAGCTCATCAAGATGTTGCAGAAAGGACCCGGGAGCTGTGTACCAGCAAATCTGAAGAGGGCCAAGGCTGAGCAGTGCGTCAAGCACTTCAGCAAGGCAGTGGAGCTGAAGCCCTCCAATACACATGCCCAGGTGAACCTGGCTGAGGCCTACAGCGAGAACGAGCAGCTGACTGAGGCGGAGGAGATCTTCACCGAGCTGCTCCGGGGCGGCTCTCTGCGGGACCCGGAGAAGCAGCACGTTCAAACGTCTTACGGCCTGTTTCTGCTGTACAAGAAGAGGGCGGAGGACCGCGCTGTCGTGCAGCTCAAAGCTGCCTACCGAATGAAGATGCAGAACTACAACAGGAAACAAGCTGGCAGAAAGCTGGAGCAAATTGCAGGGAGGTGGCGAAAAAACAGACAGAGGGCTGCAGAAGCATCTGAAATTCTGGCCTTCCTGAGGGCTGAAGACAAGCTTTCTGCTGAAACtgacctctctgctgcctttgagagGGGAATGAAGTTCAAATAA
- the LOC133122851 gene encoding interferon-induced protein with tetratricopeptide repeats 5-like yields the protein MKDMLLAKLCQLECHFTWGLNDTDLNDLQNRLKDNIEMSVGEDRGIGWSYSKLAFTKFMQGLLEETRDYLEKAEEHIRKHHGDNCERQLIVTYGNFAWVYYHMREHAQSQTYLDKLEEIKMQFPTESPAVLHPEIYGEKGRAFLNFAQQYYKKAKDCFEKALELEPEEIEWNESYAVALYRTEFNLTSFEESPASRQLRRVLELDPNNAYIMVLLGLKHAEYKEYQRAEELMETAIDLDPNKPYVIQYVAKFYRRNKQFDKALSLLKRLQEMTPNSAFVHHQLALIYMHKRQTSIQNGGEEAEALLTLCMQHLDQAVSIRPSFVYAMLDLAACYAEKKNFKKAEEMFEETFKVATAKNDSLHVVEVRYADFQLYHMKSEPLAIMHYKEGLRLQKDTAEGKRCAQQLTKLQMKTF from the coding sequence ATGAAAGATATGCTGCTCGCCAAACTGTGTCAGCTTGAGTGCCACTTCACTTGGGGTTTGAATGACACCGACTTAAATGATCTACAGAACAGGCTTAAAGACAATATTGAAATGTCAGTGGGAGAGGACAGGGGCATCGGATGGTCATACAGTAAACTGGCTTTCACAAAGTTCATGCAAGGTCTCCTTGAGGAAACGCGGGATTACTTGGAAAAGGCTGAGGAGCACATCAGGAAGCATCACGGTGACAACTGTGAGAGGCAGCTCATCGTCACCTATGGCAATtttgcatgggtgtattatCACATGCGTGAGCACGCACAATCCCAGACCTACCTGGACAAGCTGGAGGAGATTAAGATGCAGTTTCCTACAGAATCCCCTGCTGTTCTCCATCCTGAAATCTATGGGGAGAAAGGCAGGGCATTCCTGAACTTCGCTCAACAATACTATAAGAAAGCAAAAGATTGCTTTGAGAAGGCGCTGGAGTTGGAGCCAGAAGAGATAGAGTGGAATGAGAGTTATGCTGTGGCTCTGTATCGCACAGAGTTCAATCTCACAAGCTTTGAAGAGTCCCCAGCAAGCAGGCAGTTGAGGCGGGTTTTAGAACTTGATCCAAACAATGCTTACATCATGGTTCTGCTGGGCCTGAAGCACGCTGAATATAAAGAGTATCAGAGAGCCGAGGAGCTGATGGAAACGGCCATAGACTTGGATCCCAACAAACCCTACGTGATACAGTATGTGGCAAAGTTCTATCGGAGAAATAAGCAATTTGATAAGGCCTTGTCTCTTTTGAAAAGGCTGCAGGAAATGACACCCAATTCAGCCTTTGTGCACCATCAACTCGCCCTGATCTACATGCATAAAAGACAGACATCAATCCAAAATGGAGGAGAAGAGGCTGAAGCTCTACTCACACTGTGCATGCAACACCTGGATCAGGCCGTCTCCATTCGACCCTCCTTTGTATATGCCATGTTAGATTTAGCAGCTTGCTATGCAGAGAAGAAGAACTTCAAGAAAGCAGAGGAGATGTTTGAAGAAACATTTAAAGTGGCTACTGCTAAGAATGACAGCCTGCATGTTGTAGAGGTCCGTTACGCAGATTTCCAGCTCTACCACATGAAATCAGAGCCCTTGGCTATTATGCACTACAAGGAAGGGCTTAGACTGCAGAAAGATACAGCAGAGGGGAAAAGGTGTGCGCAGCAACTCACAAAATTGCAAATGAAGACATTTTGA
- the LOC133122570 gene encoding interferon-induced protein with tetratricopeptide repeats 1-like, translating into MSVPEKADHEAKLRELECPFTWDISKADIADLEGITERLQDRVKFSPRRYHATYLNILSFVSHFKGNNEGALEFLSKAEAILKEDKEVPTAFLVTYANFAWIHFHSGNLGDVETYLGKLEEICKGVSGALRYSCNLPEVHGEKAWTFLSLGASNYKRAKVSFEKALEGDAENVSFNVGYGVVLYRLEGLVQDERLKSKKSEAIPQLEKALLLDPNKEVMVLLALKLQKSDKYKSLKLIEGALKPSSDVPQVMRYVAKYFRGEDSTEASLDILEKALEQTPSSSFLHHQIGMFHKQQLIKMLQKGPRSCVPANLKRAKAEQCIKHFSKAVELKPSNTHAQVNLAEAYSENEQLTEAEEIFTKLLRDGSLRDPDKQHLHTSYGLFLLYKKRAEDRAVVQLKAAYRMKMQNYNRKQAGRKLEQIAERWRKNRQRAAEASEILAFLRAEDKLSAETDLSAAFERGMKFK; encoded by the exons ATGAG tgtccctgagaaagctGACCATGAAGCAAAGCTCAGAGAGCTGGAGTGTCCGTTCACATGGGACATAAGTAAGGCTGACATTGCAGACCTGGAGGGCATTACAGAGAGGCTCCAGGATCGAGTCAAGTTCAGCCCACGCAGATACCATGCCACATATCTCAACATCTTATCTTTTGTGAGCCACTTTAAGGGAAATAATGAGGGTGCCCTTGAGTTCCTCAGTAAGGCTGAGGCCATCCTAAAGGAAGACAAGGAGGTCCCAACAGCATTTCTGGTGACGTATGCTAACTTTGCATGGATTCACTTCCACTCTGGCAATCTGGGTGATGTGGAGACCTACCTTGGGAAGCTGGAGGAGATATGTAAAGGTGTCTCGGGGGCCTTGAGATACTCATGCAACCTGCCTGAGGTTCATGGTGAGAAAGCCTGGACCTTTCTGAGTCTTGgggcatcaaattacaagagggCGAAGGTCAGCTTCGAGAAGGCCCTTGAAGGAGATGCTGAAAACGTGTCCTTCAATGTGGGGTACGGGGTGGTTCTATACAGACTGGAGGGGCTTGTTCAAGATGAAAGACTGAAGTCTAAGAAAAGTGAAGCCATCCCTCAGCTCGAGAAGGCATTGCTCTTAGATCCTAACAAAGAGGTAATGGTGCTCCTGGCCCTGAAGCTTCAAAAAAGTGATAAATACAAATCCCTAAAACTGATTGAAGGTGCCCTCAAGCCGTCCTCTGATGTGCCCCAAGTGATGCGATATGTGGCCAAGTATTTCAGAGGGGAAGATTCCACTGAGGCATCCCTGGATATTCTGGAAAAGGCGCTGGAGCAGACCCCTAGCTCTTCTTTCCTGCACCACCAGATTGGCATGTTCCACAAGCAGCAGCTCATCAAGATGTTGCAGAAAGGACCACGGAGCTGTGTACCAGCAAATCTGAAGAGGGCCAAGGCTGAGCAGTGCATCAAGCACTTCAGCAAGGCAGTGGAGCTGAAGCCCTCCAATACACATGCCCAGGTGAACCTGGCTGAGGCCTACAGCGAGAACGAGCAGCTGACTGAGGCGGAGGAGATATTCACCAAGCTGCTCCGGGACGGCTCTCTGCGGGACCCAGACAAGCAGCACCTTCACACATCTTACGGACTGTTTCTGCTGTACAAGAAGAGGGCGGAGGACCGTGCTGTCGTGCAGCTCAAAGCTGCCTACCGAATGAAGATGCAGAACTACAACAGGAAACAAGCTGGCAGAAAGCTGGAGCAAATTGCAGAGAGGTGGCGAAAAAACAGACAGAGGGCTGCAGAAGCATCTGAAATTCTGGCCTTCCTGAGGGCTGAAGACAAGCTTTCTGCTGAAACtgacctctctgctgcctttgagagGGGAATGAAGTTCAAATAA